From a single Ooceraea biroi isolate clonal line C1 chromosome 12, Obir_v5.4, whole genome shotgun sequence genomic region:
- the LOC105281542 gene encoding uncharacterized protein LOC105281542 isoform X2, whose product MEKFVIDLDKVLNDFEFNEDCAEQVTSVAASMIDASSAENLTSESVPPKTYSFNPEKNIAIDVIPSFEKHRDTRPIDIDCRHSFSERSVASASDGRDLINNFPTHDHVTDNKATGQKLCILSRTSDQVSSMMYNDISHNLAQKPPSSDSKDGDRYDKKLNQPNIKPSISNVFNSLNEYINAPTRSLDYVEPVLDKTDDLAKVPVDTSTVKKDFRSSKAINKDATAKEKETTDAIDTSAVDYRDNPPVKLGAFLEIETGDKRDHAITNIAPIMQHPILMQPERDNGDVSAFTSSAAVLKHDNAAVNIEVSNNEAAVSERATLSSGALSEEISKNTIDKENQLDSRIQDPVSKCILVDSKEDVIECPKFDRNIMNNRSDNEEAAKCYDVLSSVHETHTIDVTCDDFSEKELNRYLLELEEEEEERAKTRNTLCADDAPSLSTLCDDSRDAKAKPASQRERDDEDINEAPIFEKIMIGELPKISEEVFQEKAKKFPVIDYGTSAKFDENVNVFARRTDPREFNDTAKVVSNERGDQLKRVENNELSRAIKDNDATRPVSQDVTAHQNTAREPQATSSIIVREKAALKPENVEEQYDTSHNMLSTIQNINIGTQSQGNDDDVVKNLLESRNERVHCRDITESNKEDVHDKRTHDGNAISKTEIVSKIADVSAVPQVDENGQEAEKPSRPQTLDIVSTHNKDSHVLESSSATSGEAEPSETGPVVEEDRGVSSDVSDNSLIECNTVLGKQPPFWVPDSDAPSCMLCDVKFTVLKRRHHCRACGKVLCNKCCNMKFRLEYQGNIDSRVCVSCYHVLMKESEQGTGDWPTGYNSCAGCSDVNSPQGRQPNPNNPMEYCSTIPPLQQLAGGLPPPPTVMVPVGVLKREGSKHRAEGQKSVMFSDGIRPGCDLTELDTCWDPKPPYRKQGNKRVLASGSALADTAMRRQSHPPLDNVTNSYIPHDPNLLPPTVTIHKGQITYHPPMDENALYKTLKNECEPPVMFAINRNLYAYVKITNLNCCVNKICWNVTSRGLACVGQDEIILLVEVLPDETRIPKDLLIYINQLYFEAIKGNTMTELGFLVYQGGNLLGSREHTGFLFIRQTLQCLQKIILPPAPFLIGLLVHRWETPWAKVFPLRLLLRLGAEYRYYPCPLVSVRFRDALYFEIGHTVMKVLADFRNFGYTLPGVRGLTIHLKNRTTDVMFPRNRYDQVIKGLHNSNDHVLAYASNFSIAADSHLVCIQTNTGDESSYQTQAINIHNKPRTVTGASFIVINGALKSSMGLSAKSSIVEDGLMVEIMPEKMESLKAALKNMQDFSIGCGRQGASEPDETVNIKWVDNDVQFNLGVKSPIDGQLMDGIPSIRVHNGTDYKGTTRFIRWTEVFIIKSDDHSSGVNDPVDINKLSGSIAKATCAALVKLLDLLATAGLTKLGVRATIHPDNVGYEAGSEGTKLPPIYMKSLDNELIQVLHKAAQSSQDAHTVLELIFFVLED is encoded by the exons ATGGAGAAGTTCGTGATCGATTTGGATAAAGTGCTCAATGATTTCGAATTTAACGAAG aTTGCGCAGAGCAGGTAACGTCGGTTGCGGCTTCTATGATCGATGCCTCGTCTGCGGAGAATCTCACCAGCGAGTCTGTGCCGCCGAAGACATACAGCTTCAATCCTGAGAAGAATATTGCGATCGACGTGATACCTTCCTTCGAGAAACACAGAGATACCCGGCCGATAGACATCGATTGTAGGCATTCGTTCAGTGAAAGAAGCGTAGCGTCGGCATCGGACGGCAGAGATCTCATAAACAATTTCCCTACGCACGATCATGTCACCGACAACAAGGCAACGGGACAGAAGCTGTGCATACTCTCTCGCACTTCCGATCAGGTGTCTTCGATGATGTACAATGACATATCACACAATCTGGCGCAGAAGCCGCCAAGCAGCGACTCGAAAGACGGCGACAGATATGACAAGAAGCTGAACCAGCCAAATATCAAGCCCAGCATCAGCAACGTGTTTAACAGCTTGAACGAGTACATTAATGCGCCCACTAGGAGCTTGGACTACGTTGAGCCTGTGCTCGACAAGACGGACGATCTAGCCAAAGTGCCCGTAGATACCAGCACTGTGAAGAAGGACTTTAGATCGAGCAAGGCGATCAACAAGGACGCAACtgcgaaggaaaaagaaacgacTGATGCGATCGACACAAGTGCCGTGGATTACAGAGACAATCCGCCAGTAAAATTAGGCGCGTTCCTCGAGATTGAGACTGGCGACAAGCGCGATCACGCGATAACAAATATTGCGCCCATTATGCAGCATCCCATTCTGATGCAGCCTGAGAGGGATAACGGCGATGTCTCGGCTTTCACATCAAGTGCAGCCGTTCTGAAACACGACAATGCTGCTGTAAATATAGAAGTATCGAATAATGAGGCAGCTGTTAGCGAAAGGGCCACGCTTAGCAGCGGCGCATTGTCCGAGGAAATTTCCAAAAATACAATTGATAAAGAAAACCAATTAGATTCGAGGATTCAAGATCCGGTTAGCAAATGTATACTCGTCGATAGTAAGGAGGACGTAATAGAATGTCCGAAATTCGATaggaatataatgaacaaCAGAAGTGATAACGAGGAGGCGGCCAAGTGTTATGACGTTCTCTCCAGTGTGCATGAGACGCACACAATCGATGTCACGTGCGATGATTTTTCTGAGAAAGAGCTCAATCGATATCTATTAGAgctggaagaggaagaggaggagagagccAAGACGCGAAATACGTTGTGCGCGGATGACGCTCCGTCATTGTCAACATTATGCGACGACTCGAGAGACGCCAAAGCAAAGCCCGCGAGTCAACGTGAGCGAGATGACGAGGATATCAACGAAGCGCCAATATTCGAGAAAATCATGATCGGTGAGCTTCCAAAAATCTCGGAGGAGGTGTTCCAGGAGAAGGCGAAGAAATTTCCCGTAATCGATTACGGCACAAGCGCGAAGTTTGACGAAAACGTAAACGTTTTTGCGAGGAGGACGGATCCACGAGAGTTTAACGATACGGCGAAAGTCGTGTCGAATGAGAGAGGCGATCAATTAAAACGCGTAGAAAATAACGAGCTGAGTAGAGCGATAAAAGATAACGATGCAACTAGGCCAGTCAGTCAAGATGTAACGGCGCATCAGAATACAGCGAGAGAGCCACAAGCCACGTCCAGCATTATCGTTAGAGAGAAAGCTGCGCTGAAGCCCGAGAATGTTGAGGAGCAATATGATACGAGCCACAACATGTTAAGTACGAtacagaatattaatataggtACGCAATCACAGGGTAACGATGACGACGTCGTCAAAAATTTACTGGAAAGTCGTAACGAGAGGGTACACTGCCGAGATATTACGGAGAGCAACAAAGAAGACGTTCACGATAAGCGAACACACGACGGTAATGCGATTTCCAAGACGGAGATTGTATCTAAGATCGCTGATGTTTCTGCAGTCCCTCAAGTGGATGAAAATGGCCAGGAAGCTGAAAAGCCGTCTCGCCCTCAGACACTGGACATTGTCTCAACGCACAATAAAGATTCTCATGTACTTG AATCTTCGAGTGCCACATCTGGAGAAGCTGAACCCTCAGAAACGGGACCTGTTGTTGAAGAAGATCGGGGCGTTTCGTCAGATGTTTCTGATAATTCTTTAATAGAATGTAACACAGTCTTAGGGAAGCAACCACCGTTCTGGGTTCCGGATAGCGATGCACCTAGCTGTATGTTGTGCGACGTTAAGTTTACCGTACTTAAAAGGCGTCATCATTGTCGTGCTTGTGGCAAG GTGCTGTGCAACAAATGTTGCAACATGAAATTCAGATTGGAGTATCAGGGGAACATCGACTCTCGCGTTTGCGTTTCGTGTTATCATGTACTCATGAAAG AGAGCGAACAGGGGACGGGCGACTGGCCAACCGGTTATAATTCATGCGCTGGTTGTAGTGACGTCAATTCCCCGCAG GGGAGACAGCCTAATCCAAATAATCCCATGGAGTACTGTTCAACTATACCACCCTTGCAACAGTTAGCCGGCGGCCTACCACCACCGCCAACAGTGATGGTGCCCGTGGGCGTTCTGAAGCGGGAAGGCTCGAAGCACCGCGCGGAAGGACAAAAATCTGTGATGTTCAGTGATG GAATAAGGCCTGGCTGTGACCTGACAGAGCTGGACACGTGTTGGGATCCCAAGCCGCCATACCGCAAACAGGGAAACAAGCGGGTTCTCGCGTCAGGATCTGCATTGGCCGATACCGCGATGAGAAGGCAGAGTCATCCCCCTCTGGACAACGTGACCAACAGCTATATACCGCATGATCCTAATTTATTGCCTCCTACCGTCACCATACACAAAGGCC AAATCACATATCATCCACCTATGGACGAGAACGCGCTTTATAAGACATTGAAGAACGAGTGCGAGCCACCAGTAATGTTCGCAATTAATCGGAATctctatgcatatgtaaaaataactaatt TGAATTGTTGCGTGAACAAGATTTGCTGGAACGTAACGTCAAGAGGTCTCGCCTGCGTCGGTCaagatgaaattatattattagttgAAGTGCTGCCGGATGAAACACGGATCCCGAAGGACCTTCTCATATATATTAATCAGCTGTATTTTGAAGCTATTAAGG GTAACACGATGACGGAACTGGGATTTTTAGTATACCAAGGTGGCAATCTGTTGGGCTCGCGCGAACACACAGGGTTTCTCTTTATTCGTCAAACGTTACAGTGTTTACAGAAGATTATTTTACCACCAGCACCTTTCCTGATTGGGCTCTTAGTTCATAG GTGGGAAACTCCGTGGGCTAAGGTGTTCCCGTTAAGGCTTCTTCTACGTCTCGGCGCGGAATATCGTTATTATCCTTGTCCATTGGTATCTGTTCGTTTCCGGGATGCGTTGTACTTCGAGATTGGACACACCGTCATGAAAGTATTAGCGGATTTCAGGAACTTTGGATACACTTTACCTGGTGTGCGAGGTCTGACGATTCATCTTAAGAATCGAACGACGGACGTTATGTTTCCCAGGAATCGATACGATCAAGTCATAAAGGGGCTCCATAACTCGAACGACCACGTGTTGGCTTATGCATCGAACTTCAGTATAGCTGCAGACTCGCATCTGGTTTGCATACAGACGAACACAGGTGACGAGAGCAGTTACCAGACGCAAGCGATAAACATTCACAATAAACCAAGAACAG TAACCGGAGCCAGTTTTATCGTTATCAATGGTGCTTTGAAATCATCAATGGGACTTTCTGCCAAGTCTAGTATCGTAGAGGATGGATTAATGGTAGAAATAATGCCGGAGAAGATGGAATCCTTGAAGGCTGCTCTGAAAAATATGCAGGACTTTTCAATCGGCTGTGGACGCCAGGGAGCGTCAGAACCGGACGAGACCGTGAACATAAAATGGGTCGACAACGATGTGCAGTTCAACTTGGG AGTTAAGAGTCCCATTGATGGGCAATTGATGGATGGCATACCGTCTATTAGAGTGCACAATGGTACCGACTACAAAGGGACGACCCGATTTATACGCTGGACGGAagtgtttattataaaa
- the LOC105281542 gene encoding uncharacterized protein LOC105281542 isoform X1 translates to MEKFVIDLDKVLNDFEFNEDCAEQVTSVAASMIDASSAENLTSESVPPKTYSFNPEKNIAIDVIPSFEKHRDTRPIDIDCRHSFSERSVASASDGRDLINNFPTHDHVTDNKATGQKLCILSRTSDQVSSMMYNDISHNLAQKPPSSDSKDGDRYDKKLNQPNIKPSISNVFNSLNEYINAPTRSLDYVEPVLDKTDDLAKVPVDTSTVKKDFRSSKAINKDATAKEKETTDAIDTSAVDYRDNPPVKLGAFLEIETGDKRDHAITNIAPIMQHPILMQPERDNGDVSAFTSSAAVLKHDNAAVNIEVSNNEAAVSERATLSSGALSEEISKNTIDKENQLDSRIQDPVSKCILVDSKEDVIECPKFDRNIMNNRSDNEEAAKCYDVLSSVHETHTIDVTCDDFSEKELNRYLLELEEEEEERAKTRNTLCADDAPSLSTLCDDSRDAKAKPASQRERDDEDINEAPIFEKIMIGELPKISEEVFQEKAKKFPVIDYGTSAKFDENVNVFARRTDPREFNDTAKVVSNERGDQLKRVENNELSRAIKDNDATRPVSQDVTAHQNTAREPQATSSIIVREKAALKPENVEEQYDTSHNMLSTIQNINIGTQSQGNDDDVVKNLLESRNERVHCRDITESNKEDVHDKRTHDGNAISKTEIVSKIADVSAVPQVDENGQEAEKPSRPQTLDIVSTHNKDSHVLESSSATSGEAEPSETGPVVEEDRGVSSDVSDNSLIECNTVLGKQPPFWVPDSDAPSCMLCDVKFTVLKRRHHCRACGKVLCNKCCNMKFRLEYQGNIDSRVCVSCYHVLMKAESEQGTGDWPTGYNSCAGCSDVNSPQGRQPNPNNPMEYCSTIPPLQQLAGGLPPPPTVMVPVGVLKREGSKHRAEGQKSVMFSDGIRPGCDLTELDTCWDPKPPYRKQGNKRVLASGSALADTAMRRQSHPPLDNVTNSYIPHDPNLLPPTVTIHKGQITYHPPMDENALYKTLKNECEPPVMFAINRNLYAYVKITNLNCCVNKICWNVTSRGLACVGQDEIILLVEVLPDETRIPKDLLIYINQLYFEAIKGNTMTELGFLVYQGGNLLGSREHTGFLFIRQTLQCLQKIILPPAPFLIGLLVHRWETPWAKVFPLRLLLRLGAEYRYYPCPLVSVRFRDALYFEIGHTVMKVLADFRNFGYTLPGVRGLTIHLKNRTTDVMFPRNRYDQVIKGLHNSNDHVLAYASNFSIAADSHLVCIQTNTGDESSYQTQAINIHNKPRTVTGASFIVINGALKSSMGLSAKSSIVEDGLMVEIMPEKMESLKAALKNMQDFSIGCGRQGASEPDETVNIKWVDNDVQFNLGVKSPIDGQLMDGIPSIRVHNGTDYKGTTRFIRWTEVFIIKSDDHSSGVNDPVDINKLSGSIAKATCAALVKLLDLLATAGLTKLGVRATIHPDNVGYEAGSEGTKLPPIYMKSLDNELIQVLHKAAQSSQDAHTVLELIFFVLED, encoded by the exons ATGGAGAAGTTCGTGATCGATTTGGATAAAGTGCTCAATGATTTCGAATTTAACGAAG aTTGCGCAGAGCAGGTAACGTCGGTTGCGGCTTCTATGATCGATGCCTCGTCTGCGGAGAATCTCACCAGCGAGTCTGTGCCGCCGAAGACATACAGCTTCAATCCTGAGAAGAATATTGCGATCGACGTGATACCTTCCTTCGAGAAACACAGAGATACCCGGCCGATAGACATCGATTGTAGGCATTCGTTCAGTGAAAGAAGCGTAGCGTCGGCATCGGACGGCAGAGATCTCATAAACAATTTCCCTACGCACGATCATGTCACCGACAACAAGGCAACGGGACAGAAGCTGTGCATACTCTCTCGCACTTCCGATCAGGTGTCTTCGATGATGTACAATGACATATCACACAATCTGGCGCAGAAGCCGCCAAGCAGCGACTCGAAAGACGGCGACAGATATGACAAGAAGCTGAACCAGCCAAATATCAAGCCCAGCATCAGCAACGTGTTTAACAGCTTGAACGAGTACATTAATGCGCCCACTAGGAGCTTGGACTACGTTGAGCCTGTGCTCGACAAGACGGACGATCTAGCCAAAGTGCCCGTAGATACCAGCACTGTGAAGAAGGACTTTAGATCGAGCAAGGCGATCAACAAGGACGCAACtgcgaaggaaaaagaaacgacTGATGCGATCGACACAAGTGCCGTGGATTACAGAGACAATCCGCCAGTAAAATTAGGCGCGTTCCTCGAGATTGAGACTGGCGACAAGCGCGATCACGCGATAACAAATATTGCGCCCATTATGCAGCATCCCATTCTGATGCAGCCTGAGAGGGATAACGGCGATGTCTCGGCTTTCACATCAAGTGCAGCCGTTCTGAAACACGACAATGCTGCTGTAAATATAGAAGTATCGAATAATGAGGCAGCTGTTAGCGAAAGGGCCACGCTTAGCAGCGGCGCATTGTCCGAGGAAATTTCCAAAAATACAATTGATAAAGAAAACCAATTAGATTCGAGGATTCAAGATCCGGTTAGCAAATGTATACTCGTCGATAGTAAGGAGGACGTAATAGAATGTCCGAAATTCGATaggaatataatgaacaaCAGAAGTGATAACGAGGAGGCGGCCAAGTGTTATGACGTTCTCTCCAGTGTGCATGAGACGCACACAATCGATGTCACGTGCGATGATTTTTCTGAGAAAGAGCTCAATCGATATCTATTAGAgctggaagaggaagaggaggagagagccAAGACGCGAAATACGTTGTGCGCGGATGACGCTCCGTCATTGTCAACATTATGCGACGACTCGAGAGACGCCAAAGCAAAGCCCGCGAGTCAACGTGAGCGAGATGACGAGGATATCAACGAAGCGCCAATATTCGAGAAAATCATGATCGGTGAGCTTCCAAAAATCTCGGAGGAGGTGTTCCAGGAGAAGGCGAAGAAATTTCCCGTAATCGATTACGGCACAAGCGCGAAGTTTGACGAAAACGTAAACGTTTTTGCGAGGAGGACGGATCCACGAGAGTTTAACGATACGGCGAAAGTCGTGTCGAATGAGAGAGGCGATCAATTAAAACGCGTAGAAAATAACGAGCTGAGTAGAGCGATAAAAGATAACGATGCAACTAGGCCAGTCAGTCAAGATGTAACGGCGCATCAGAATACAGCGAGAGAGCCACAAGCCACGTCCAGCATTATCGTTAGAGAGAAAGCTGCGCTGAAGCCCGAGAATGTTGAGGAGCAATATGATACGAGCCACAACATGTTAAGTACGAtacagaatattaatataggtACGCAATCACAGGGTAACGATGACGACGTCGTCAAAAATTTACTGGAAAGTCGTAACGAGAGGGTACACTGCCGAGATATTACGGAGAGCAACAAAGAAGACGTTCACGATAAGCGAACACACGACGGTAATGCGATTTCCAAGACGGAGATTGTATCTAAGATCGCTGATGTTTCTGCAGTCCCTCAAGTGGATGAAAATGGCCAGGAAGCTGAAAAGCCGTCTCGCCCTCAGACACTGGACATTGTCTCAACGCACAATAAAGATTCTCATGTACTTG AATCTTCGAGTGCCACATCTGGAGAAGCTGAACCCTCAGAAACGGGACCTGTTGTTGAAGAAGATCGGGGCGTTTCGTCAGATGTTTCTGATAATTCTTTAATAGAATGTAACACAGTCTTAGGGAAGCAACCACCGTTCTGGGTTCCGGATAGCGATGCACCTAGCTGTATGTTGTGCGACGTTAAGTTTACCGTACTTAAAAGGCGTCATCATTGTCGTGCTTGTGGCAAG GTGCTGTGCAACAAATGTTGCAACATGAAATTCAGATTGGAGTATCAGGGGAACATCGACTCTCGCGTTTGCGTTTCGTGTTATCATGTACTCATGAAAG CAGAGAGCGAACAGGGGACGGGCGACTGGCCAACCGGTTATAATTCATGCGCTGGTTGTAGTGACGTCAATTCCCCGCAG GGGAGACAGCCTAATCCAAATAATCCCATGGAGTACTGTTCAACTATACCACCCTTGCAACAGTTAGCCGGCGGCCTACCACCACCGCCAACAGTGATGGTGCCCGTGGGCGTTCTGAAGCGGGAAGGCTCGAAGCACCGCGCGGAAGGACAAAAATCTGTGATGTTCAGTGATG GAATAAGGCCTGGCTGTGACCTGACAGAGCTGGACACGTGTTGGGATCCCAAGCCGCCATACCGCAAACAGGGAAACAAGCGGGTTCTCGCGTCAGGATCTGCATTGGCCGATACCGCGATGAGAAGGCAGAGTCATCCCCCTCTGGACAACGTGACCAACAGCTATATACCGCATGATCCTAATTTATTGCCTCCTACCGTCACCATACACAAAGGCC AAATCACATATCATCCACCTATGGACGAGAACGCGCTTTATAAGACATTGAAGAACGAGTGCGAGCCACCAGTAATGTTCGCAATTAATCGGAATctctatgcatatgtaaaaataactaatt TGAATTGTTGCGTGAACAAGATTTGCTGGAACGTAACGTCAAGAGGTCTCGCCTGCGTCGGTCaagatgaaattatattattagttgAAGTGCTGCCGGATGAAACACGGATCCCGAAGGACCTTCTCATATATATTAATCAGCTGTATTTTGAAGCTATTAAGG GTAACACGATGACGGAACTGGGATTTTTAGTATACCAAGGTGGCAATCTGTTGGGCTCGCGCGAACACACAGGGTTTCTCTTTATTCGTCAAACGTTACAGTGTTTACAGAAGATTATTTTACCACCAGCACCTTTCCTGATTGGGCTCTTAGTTCATAG GTGGGAAACTCCGTGGGCTAAGGTGTTCCCGTTAAGGCTTCTTCTACGTCTCGGCGCGGAATATCGTTATTATCCTTGTCCATTGGTATCTGTTCGTTTCCGGGATGCGTTGTACTTCGAGATTGGACACACCGTCATGAAAGTATTAGCGGATTTCAGGAACTTTGGATACACTTTACCTGGTGTGCGAGGTCTGACGATTCATCTTAAGAATCGAACGACGGACGTTATGTTTCCCAGGAATCGATACGATCAAGTCATAAAGGGGCTCCATAACTCGAACGACCACGTGTTGGCTTATGCATCGAACTTCAGTATAGCTGCAGACTCGCATCTGGTTTGCATACAGACGAACACAGGTGACGAGAGCAGTTACCAGACGCAAGCGATAAACATTCACAATAAACCAAGAACAG TAACCGGAGCCAGTTTTATCGTTATCAATGGTGCTTTGAAATCATCAATGGGACTTTCTGCCAAGTCTAGTATCGTAGAGGATGGATTAATGGTAGAAATAATGCCGGAGAAGATGGAATCCTTGAAGGCTGCTCTGAAAAATATGCAGGACTTTTCAATCGGCTGTGGACGCCAGGGAGCGTCAGAACCGGACGAGACCGTGAACATAAAATGGGTCGACAACGATGTGCAGTTCAACTTGGG AGTTAAGAGTCCCATTGATGGGCAATTGATGGATGGCATACCGTCTATTAGAGTGCACAATGGTACCGACTACAAAGGGACGACCCGATTTATACGCTGGACGGAagtgtttattataaaa